A portion of the Homalodisca vitripennis isolate AUS2020 chromosome 2, UT_GWSS_2.1, whole genome shotgun sequence genome contains these proteins:
- the LOC124355622 gene encoding piggyBac transposable element-derived protein 3-like, translated as MVPYYGRHGAKQHIHGKPIRFEYKVWVLARRLGYIVQGEPYQGKVRNISPRTRRWRISADRVEKAPLPEPETVTKEEQGSYYQLTDLETKITFVHYNDNSVFTIASTVAGAKPLGKAKRWSNEHKKHIYVDQPACIVLYKTYMDGVDRLDENISIYRINVRSKKCYWPMIYMLSVLMNNAWLIYRMTPKGKEKKLDCLSFTRYVVQSYMATYKTIRPAAGRPSSKDVTRVIPDVRFSGNQFLASSATQKICGHCGKATRKICETCKVGCHVLCDKVFHSRAQ; from the exons ATGGTGCCCTACTACGGAAGACATGGAGCAAAGCAGCATATCCACGGAAAACCTATCCGCTTTGAATATAAAGTTTGGGTTCTCGCAAGAAGACTAGGCTACATCGTTCAAGGAGAGCCGTATCAAGGCAAAGTCCGGAACATCAGTCCCAGGACTAGGCGTTGGAGGATCAGTG CTGACAGAGTGGAGAAAGCTCCCCTTCCAGAACCAGAAACCGTAACTAAAGAAGAACAAGGATCATACTACCAACTTACTGACCTAGAAACTAAAATCACGTTTGTCCACTACAATGACAACAGTGTGTTCACTATCGCATCTACTGTTGCTGGAGCTAAGCCTCTTGGCAAAGCGAAGCGGTGGTCAAAtgaacataaaaaacatatttatgtggATCAACCTGCCTGTATTGTCTTGTACAAGACTTATATGGACGGCGTTGATCGTTTGGATGAAAACATTTCCATATACCGCATCAATGTCAGATCAAAAAAATGCTATTGGCCAATGATATACATGCTCAGTGTATTGATGAACAATGCTTGGCTTATTTATCGAATGACCCCTAAAGGCAAGGAAAAAAAGTTGGATTGCCTTTCTTTTACAAGGTATGTAGTCCAAAGTTACATGGCAACCTACAAAACAATCAGACCGGCAGCAGGACGACCAAGTTCAAAAGATGTAACAAGGGTTATCCCAGACGTCCGCTTCAGCGGTAATCAATTTTTAGCTTCCTCTGCTACGCAAAAAATATGTGGTCACTGTGGCAAAGCGACCAGGAAAATTTGTGAAACTTGTAAGGTTGGCTGTCACGTGTTGTGTGACAAGGTATTCCACTCAAGGGCACAATAG